From one Thunnus maccoyii chromosome 6, fThuMac1.1, whole genome shotgun sequence genomic stretch:
- the LOC121899419 gene encoding olfactory receptor 1038-like, with the protein MVNSTLSYFILGAYMHVGGLKYFCFMLTAMLYVVIITANTSLTVVICMNRSLHEPMYLFLCSLFINELYGSTGFFPFLLVQILSDIHTVSASLCFLQIFCLYTYANIQFSNLAIMSYDRYLAICCPLQYNTRMTSNRSVIFIIVIWLYSFVKFLITLSLNIRLTLCGNIINSLYCNNYFIVKLACSDTKVNNIYGLFDTFLSVVVPLFPILFSYMKILKVCFSGSKQTRQKAVSTCTPHLASLLNFSFACLFATLQSRFDVSSVSSVLRIIVLVYLLIIPVLNPIMYGLQTSKIRNLFCSKMLAGHRDTM; encoded by the coding sequence ATGGTGAATTCAACTTTATCTTATTTCATTCTTGGAGCTTATATGCATGTTGGAggtttgaaatatttctgtttcatgttaACTGCGATGTTATACGTTGTTATCATTACTGCCAACACATCACTCACTGTGGTTATCTGTATGAACAGAAGCTTACATGAACCTATGTACCTTTTTCTGTGCAGCCTGTTTATAAATGAACTGTATGGTAGTACAGGGTTCTTCCCATTCCTTCTGGTTCAGATCCTCTCTGATATTCACActgtttctgcttctctctgcttcctgcagattttctgtttgtatacGTATGCAAATATACAGTTTAGTAATTTAGCCATCATGTCTTATGACAGATACCTCGCTATCTGTTGTCCTCTACAATATAACACACGGATGACTTCTAACAGGTCAGTCATCTTTATTATTGTGATATGGTTGTACTCATTTGTGAAATTTCTTATTACTTTATCCTTAAACATCCGTTTGACATTGTGTGGAAACATCATAAACAGTTTGTATTGCAATAACTACTTTATTGTTAAGCTGGCATGTTCTGACACCAAAGTCAATAACATTTATGGGCTTTTTGACACTTTTCTCTCCGTCGTAGTCCCTCTGTTTCCAATCCTTTTCTCTTATATGAAAATtcttaaagtttgtttttctggttcTAAACAGACCAGACAGAAAGCCGTCAGTACCTGCACACCTCACCTCGCTTCCCTCCTTAACttttcttttgcatgtttgtttgcaACACTTCAGAGTAGATTTGATGTGagcagtgtttccagtgtgcTGAGAATCATTGTGTTGGTTTATCTGCTGATCATTCCAGTTCTGAATCCTATCATGTATGGACTGCAAACGTCAAAAATACGAAATCTGTTCTGTTCTAAAATGTTGGCCGGTCATAGAGATACTATGTAG
- the tsen34 gene encoding tRNA-splicing endonuclease subunit Sen34 isoform X1 — translation MADPPYREEEEEEEEESSSPVVGVSLCDSAPLLWRVEDLRTVRSQGLVGALLGSLARTPRQNTRLGRPLLLLPEEERLLTERHAAAALPPGPPCQQDGGGAELRQQVDKYEEDQQRSYEEQSVLALEDRKSALLRAMSSSHAGAEPEAETADEALKGRLEALDRSFTFPRSGLAVQLSTARAGLSYCPEARAFLQADWPMRGPDDPHCDARYQVFRDLRGRGFYLTSAGKFGGDFLVYPGDPLRFHAHFIAVCLSLDESVCLLDVLAVARLGSNVKKTVLLCSPGTDGGVAYTSLQWSGMV, via the exons ATGGCTGACCCTCCctacagggaggaggaggaggaggaggaggaggagtcttCATCCCCGGTGGTTGGTGTCAGTCTGTGTGACTCGGCCCCCCTGCTGTGGAGGGTGGAGGACCTGCGGACAGTGAGGTCTCAGGGTCTGGTGGGGGCGCTACTGGGTTCACTGGCCCGAACCCCCCGACAGAACACCCGACTGGGCcgcccgctgctgctgctgccggaGGAGGAGAGACTGCTGACTGAACGCCACGCTGCCGCCGCCCTGCCGCCTGGACCACCG TGTCAGCAGGATGGAGGAGGGGCGGAGCTCCGTCAGCAGGTGGATAAGTACGAGGAGGACCAGCAGAGGAGTTATGAGGAGCAGAGTGTCCTCGCTCTGGAGGACAGGAAGTCAGCGCTGCTCAGAGCCATGAGCTCATCACACGCAG GTGCAGAGCCTGAAGCTGAGACCGCAGACGAGGCCCTGAAGGGCCGCCTGGAGGCCCTGGACCGAAGCTTTACCTTCCCTCGGTCAGGGTTAGCGGTCCAGCTGAGCACGGCGAGGGCGGGGCTATCCTACTGCCCCGAGGCCCGGGCCTTCCTGCAGGCCGATTGGCCAATGAGAGGGCCGGACGACCCGCACTGCGACGCCAGGTACCAGGTGTTCAGAGACCTGAGGGGGCGGGGCTTCTACCTGACCTCAGCGGGGAAGTTTGGAGGAGACTTCCTCGTCTATCCAG GTGACCCTCTTCGTTTCCACGCTCACTTCatcgctgtctgtctgtctctggaCGAGTCCGTCTGTCTGCTGGATGTCCTCGCCGTGGCTCGTCTGGGATCGAACGTCAAGAAGACCGTCCTGCTGTGCTCGCCGGGGACAGACGGAGGAGTGGCGTACACGTCCTTACAGTGGAGCGGGATGGTTTAA
- the tsen34 gene encoding tRNA-splicing endonuclease subunit Sen34 isoform X2 codes for MADPPYREEEEEEEEESSSPVVGVSLCDSAPLLWRVEDLRTVRSQGLVGALLGSLARTPRQNTRLGRPLLLLPEEERLLTERHAAAALPPGPPDGGGAELRQQVDKYEEDQQRSYEEQSVLALEDRKSALLRAMSSSHAGAEPEAETADEALKGRLEALDRSFTFPRSGLAVQLSTARAGLSYCPEARAFLQADWPMRGPDDPHCDARYQVFRDLRGRGFYLTSAGKFGGDFLVYPGDPLRFHAHFIAVCLSLDESVCLLDVLAVARLGSNVKKTVLLCSPGTDGGVAYTSLQWSGMV; via the exons ATGGCTGACCCTCCctacagggaggaggaggaggaggaggaggaggagtcttCATCCCCGGTGGTTGGTGTCAGTCTGTGTGACTCGGCCCCCCTGCTGTGGAGGGTGGAGGACCTGCGGACAGTGAGGTCTCAGGGTCTGGTGGGGGCGCTACTGGGTTCACTGGCCCGAACCCCCCGACAGAACACCCGACTGGGCcgcccgctgctgctgctgccggaGGAGGAGAGACTGCTGACTGAACGCCACGCTGCCGCCGCCCTGCCGCCTGGACCACCG GATGGAGGAGGGGCGGAGCTCCGTCAGCAGGTGGATAAGTACGAGGAGGACCAGCAGAGGAGTTATGAGGAGCAGAGTGTCCTCGCTCTGGAGGACAGGAAGTCAGCGCTGCTCAGAGCCATGAGCTCATCACACGCAG GTGCAGAGCCTGAAGCTGAGACCGCAGACGAGGCCCTGAAGGGCCGCCTGGAGGCCCTGGACCGAAGCTTTACCTTCCCTCGGTCAGGGTTAGCGGTCCAGCTGAGCACGGCGAGGGCGGGGCTATCCTACTGCCCCGAGGCCCGGGCCTTCCTGCAGGCCGATTGGCCAATGAGAGGGCCGGACGACCCGCACTGCGACGCCAGGTACCAGGTGTTCAGAGACCTGAGGGGGCGGGGCTTCTACCTGACCTCAGCGGGGAAGTTTGGAGGAGACTTCCTCGTCTATCCAG GTGACCCTCTTCGTTTCCACGCTCACTTCatcgctgtctgtctgtctctggaCGAGTCCGTCTGTCTGCTGGATGTCCTCGCCGTGGCTCGTCTGGGATCGAACGTCAAGAAGACCGTCCTGCTGTGCTCGCCGGGGACAGACGGAGGAGTGGCGTACACGTCCTTACAGTGGAGCGGGATGGTTTAA